In Salmo salar chromosome ssa03, Ssal_v3.1, whole genome shotgun sequence, a single genomic region encodes these proteins:
- the LOC123741856 gene encoding ladderlectin encodes MEKLAILLLLSAAIALGDANLTQLLGLEPLLKTEVEQTPPVEAQVAAVQEGTKKSSCPSDWHPYGSRCLKFVSIQQSWADSEQNCLALGGNLASVHNLLEYRFMQALTKDTNGHLPDTWVGGFDAVKEGLWMWSDGTRFDYTNWNTGEPNNAGEGEDCLQMNAASEKLWFDVPCEWKFASLCARRMFARKCHSHFTSRGQLSTLQYSNQDPSLTAAHQHDK; translated from the coding sequence ATGGAGAAGTTGGCCATCCTTCTGCTTCTGAGTGCTGCCATTGCACTGGGCGACGCCAACCTGACCCAGCTCCTTGGTTTAGAACCCTTACTGAAGACTGAGGTGGAACAGACTCCTCCTGTTGAGGCTCAGGTAGCAGCAGTGCAGGAGGGGACAAAGAAAAGTTCATGTCCCTCAGACTGGCACCCATATGGATCACGCTGTTTAAAGTTTGTCAGCATTCAGCAGTCATGGGCAGATTCGGAGCAAAACTGTTTGGCACTTGGTGGAAACCTAGCATCCGTGCATAACCTTTTAGAGTACCGTTTCATGCAAGCACTGACAAAGGACACCAATGGCCACCTACCTGACACCTGGGTTGGAGGTTTTGATGCCGTCAAGGAGGGCTTATGGATGTGGTCAGATGGGACCAGATTTGATTACACTAACTGGAACACTGGTGAGCCCAATAACGCTGGAGAAGGAGAGGACTGTCTGCAGATGAACGCTGCAAGTGAGAAGCTCTGGTTTGATGTGCCCTGTGAGTGGAAGTTTGCATCGCTCTGTGCCAGAAGAATGTTTGCTAGGAAATGCCACAGCCACTTCACCTCCAGGGGTCAACTTTCTACACTTCAATACTCAAACCAAGATCCGTCACTCACTGCAGCTCACCAACATgacaaataa